The DNA window TTCGATTTAGGCcttcttttcggtcttcttgggCAATAGTACGGCTTGGATGTTTggcagaacgccgccctgagcaATAGTGACTCCTGAGAGTAGTTTGTTCAACTCCTCATCGTTGcgaatggccagctgcagaTGACGCGGGATGATTCTGGTCTTCTTGTTGTCACGAGCAGCATTTCCTGCCAGCTCCAACACTTCTGCAGCGAGATATTCCATCACAGCTGCCAAATAGACAGGTGCTCCAGCACCGACACGTTCGGCGTAATTTCCCTTTCTCAGCAGACGGTGGATTCGACCAACGGGAAATTGAAGACCGGCGCGATTTGAGCGGGACTTTGCCTTTCCCTTAACTTTGCCTCCTTTGCCGCGTCCAGACATGATGTGTTATGTTTTCGAATAGAGTAGTATCTTTCAACTGATGCCAGGTACCTATATGGACCCTCATTATATACCCGTTTCAATGTGCATTATTCAGCACAAGGGCAGGGCTGACAGAGTAATATTCGACAAACATAAAAAAGGGGACGGACGTTCGATGCTTTCTATGCGAGTATAAAAGGGCTAGCATACATGGCTTCAGTATTAGTTT is part of the Topomyia yanbarensis strain Yona2022 chromosome 1, ASM3024719v1, whole genome shotgun sequence genome and encodes:
- the LOC131676402 gene encoding histone H2A; the encoded protein is MSGRGKGGKVKGKAKSRSNRAGLQFPVGRIHRLLRKGNYAERVGAGAPVYLAAVMEYLAAEVLELAGNAARDNKKTRIIPRHLQLAIRNDEELNKLLSGVTIAQGGVLPNIQAVLLPKKTEKKA